GATCGACGCGGCGGCCCATCGCGGGACGCTCGCCGCGGACGGCGTGACCGTGGCGGTGCTGGCCTGTGGGGTGGAGCGGCCGTACCCGCTCGGCAACGCGGCGATGTTCGACCGGATCGTCGAGCGAGGCCTGCTGATCAGCGAGTGGCCGCCGGGCGCGGAGCCGCTGCGGCACCGCTTCCTGATCCGGAACCGGGTGATCGCGGCGGCCACCGCCGGGACCGTCGTGGTGGAGGCGGCCGCGCGCAGCGGGGCGACCCAGACGATGAGCCGGGTGCTCGCCCTGAACCGGCCGGCGATGGTCGTGCCCGGGCCGGTGACCTCGGCGATGTCGGTCGGTTGTCACGGGTTGCTGCGGAATCACCCGGCCGCCCGGCTGGTCACCTCGGCGGCCGACGTGCTGGAGGAGGTGGGGCGGATCGGGGAGTACCTGGAGCCGCCGCCACGCGGGCGGGAACGGGTCCGGGACCGGCTGGACGAGGAGTCGGCGCTGATCCTGGAGGCGTTTCCCCGGGGCGGGACGGCGACCCCGGAGGACCTGGCGGCGGAGGCAAGGCTGGATTTGCGTACGGTCCTGCGCCGGCTGTCCCTGCTCGAGGCGGCCGGCCTGGTGATCCGCACCGAGTCCGGGATCCGGCTGGTCCGGTGGCGAAGCTAGTTCCGTCACTCGAACGAGTGACGGAGATCGGCACTCAGCCTGTGTCGCCGATCACAGATCCTGATCGTCCCCTGTGGAGGCGCATCGTGGCGGGCACCTGCTCACACCACGGAATCCACCGCGCGACTGCGGAAATTCACTGTCACGCCCGCCTGGCCGGCACCGGTTTCCCGCAGGCCGGCGGGAAGGCCCGGTCCGGGGCCGGCGACCGAACGCCGCCCCGGACCGGGCAGAGAAGATCAGTCCTCGGATTCATCCAGGTCACGGCGATGGACCTTCATCCACGCCTCGACGTCCTCGGTCAGCCACACCTTGCCCTGCGCAAGGTCGGCGATCGGCTTCGGAAAGTCCGCGCGACTGGTGATCTGGTACGCCCGCTGGCGGCTCACGCCACCCAGGCGGATGCGGATCTCGTGTGCGCCCATGAGGCGGATCGGCTTCACTCCCACGTGATCGACCGTAGGCGCGAGACTATTAGGCAGTGGGCAACTTTTCGAACGACATCTAGTCCTGCATCACGTAGGCTCCCTCACCATGACTAGATGTCGTAAGACTACCGGAGAAGTCCCCTACTCCCCTGGTCATCGCCGCGACTGGCGGACCCTGTGGCGCCGGTGCCGGTGCGGATTGCCGGCTCCGTGCGTCGATCGGCGGGTGCCGCCGACCCGTATGCCGTATCCGGCACGGGACTCCACGCCGCCCGGGCGGACGTCGGCCGCGCGGCATGACCAGAAGCCGCGCATGGCGACGCCCGGCGCCGGAATTCCGCGGCAGCGGGGACCGGTTGACTCCGGCGCTCAGGGGGCGCCGCTCGCCGGGCAGCCGGGGCCGACCGGGTGGGTCGCCGCACCTGGCTCACGGCAGCGGCATCCGGAGGCGAATGTGGGCCGGGCCGGGAACCTGACACCGGGGCAACGGCATCGCACGCTCGGCAACGACCCGTTCCTATATCACGCGCATCGGCGGCGCGATCATCGCTGAGGGCGGCGGGCAGCGCATCCGGTCGAGCGCCCACCGTCGGCACGGTCGCGCTGAACAGGGCGAGCACCGCGTCCGTCGTCAACGCGATCACCGCTGAACACGGACAAGCACCCAAGCCGGCCGCACACACACGTCGGCACGACCGCCGCCTGACCGGACGCGACGGCACGACCGCCGCCTGACCAGACGCGACGGCACGACCGCCGCCTGACCAGACGCGACGGCACGACCGCCGCCTGACCAGACGCGACGGCACGACCGCCGCCTGACATGGCAGGCACCGCATCCATTCCGCATCGTCGTCGGCGCTGTTGCCGCCGACAGCGGGCAACCATCACATCCAGTCGCACACCCATCGCCGGATATCGAGCCGAGCAACGCAACCAGCGATGCATACGGCAGACCGGCGCGACCGAGGCTGGACGGTCGGCACAACCGAAGACCGTGGCGTGCTGGGCACCAGCGCCGCGAAGGGGCCGAGGACGCGGCCACAACCAAGCGTCCGCCTGACCGCACGACCACTCCGCACGCCAGCAGGCTGCGTGACCGGCGCTCCGACCGGCGCGGTGCGATCAGGGCGAGCGATCCGCACTCACGGCGACGATCCGGCCCCGTCATGGAGCCGCTGGCGTGCGAGTGGCACCCACAGGGAGCCGTCACGTGACGGCTCCGGACGGATCCGGGGGAAGAACATTGACCACCGCGCAAGACGTCGAGCACCTGTACCGCCGGCCGGACTGGGACTGCCGGGTCTGCGGCCTGCCGTGGCCCTGCGCCACCGCCCGGGCGGGGTTGCTGCATGAATACCGCGCTTTTCCGTCGCTGCTGCGGATCTATCTGTCCACGCAGATGTACGACGCGCTCGAGGACATGGCCGTCACCGGCGAGGTGACGCCGCTGAACCTGCACGAACGCTTTCTCGCCTGGGCCTTGTCGTGACGACGGCGTCGCACCCGGCACCACGCGGCGCGCGGAGGCCGAGCGCAGGGAACGGACGACGGTCGCGCCCAGCAGTCTCTCGACCAGCCTGGCAAAACCGCCGCCCGCCCGCCGCCCGGATCGGCCGGGCCTCTCCGGGGCGAC
Above is a genomic segment from Actinoplanes ianthinogenes containing:
- the dprA gene encoding DNA-processing protein DprA; protein product: MSGPGSHADRVARAALTWLVEPGHRVVWTLVQQAGAPAVLDRLLAGDIPDGSLRSAVAARSRAGDARQVAELGLRQAARIGARLVVPADPEWPVRVETLATLELDSGGRINQDTRPPLCFWVRGDLPLGATLDRSVAMVGARAATEYGEHVTMGLASGLAERGWTVVSGGAFGIDAAAHRGTLAADGVTVAVLACGVERPYPLGNAAMFDRIVERGLLISEWPPGAEPLRHRFLIRNRVIAAATAGTVVVEAAARSGATQTMSRVLALNRPAMVVPGPVTSAMSVGCHGLLRNHPAARLVTSAADVLEEVGRIGEYLEPPPRGRERVRDRLDEESALILEAFPRGGTATPEDLAAEARLDLRTVLRRLSLLEAAGLVIRTESGIRLVRWRS
- a CDS encoding DNA-binding protein; translation: MGAHEIRIRLGGVSRQRAYQITSRADFPKPIADLAQGKVWLTEDVEAWMKVHRRDLDESED